The following are encoded in a window of Cetobacterium sp. ZOR0034 genomic DNA:
- a CDS encoding DUF4238 domain-containing protein, whose protein sequence is MITETSTKNQHYVPQFLLKKFSLDRKTIKVYQKDKRSIIENAPIKNQCSKKWFYGKGKTEDKLSQLEGDGAKVIKRVLEGKKVDFKEKAQLYQFIYLQSIRTQKKNDVINNVAKKIQKNYIEAVAKINNLGNIDEIEGIEELLSEFEANFKMTPENLIDDYKSNYNKILDLDFIILKIKNSEKNEECEFIIGDNPVVHYNYYFERFNGGLDRYGEMIIMPLGPYETIILYDERIYKFHNIKKNNIIEIEIEDVRKINNLQYIHCNKNIYFRTILEKQKDYFYELNIEKKPEIYQISDIVSINLDDKKFIDVKLSFFNIKEEGLKIKEACLQKMKAFREITREADIIENENIVFTYPLMRSSPKSEMDIRKEIFEIKTGLKEIKYFSK, encoded by the coding sequence ATGATAACAGAAACTTCAACTAAGAATCAACATTATGTTCCACAGTTTTTATTAAAAAAATTTTCTTTAGATAGAAAAACAATAAAGGTTTATCAAAAGGATAAAAGGAGCATTATAGAAAATGCACCTATAAAAAATCAATGTTCAAAAAAATGGTTTTATGGCAAAGGCAAAACAGAAGACAAACTATCCCAATTAGAAGGTGATGGAGCAAAAGTTATAAAAAGAGTATTAGAAGGTAAAAAAGTAGATTTTAAAGAAAAAGCTCAGCTTTATCAATTTATATATTTACAAAGTATTAGAACTCAAAAAAAAAATGATGTAATTAATAATGTTGCTAAAAAGATTCAAAAAAATTATATAGAGGCAGTTGCTAAAATTAATAATCTTGGAAATATTGATGAAATAGAAGGGATTGAAGAATTATTATCTGAGTTTGAAGCAAATTTTAAGATGACTCCAGAAAATTTAATAGATGATTATAAGTCTAATTATAATAAAATTTTAGATTTAGATTTTATAATTTTAAAAATAAAAAATTCAGAAAAAAATGAAGAGTGTGAATTTATAATAGGAGATAACCCAGTAGTGCACTATAATTATTATTTTGAGCGCTTTAATGGGGGATTAGATAGATATGGTGAAATGATAATTATGCCATTAGGGCCATATGAAACAATAATATTATATGACGAGAGAATTTATAAATTTCATAATATAAAAAAAAATAATATTATTGAAATAGAAATTGAGGATGTAAGGAAAATAAATAATTTACAATATATTCATTGTAATAAAAATATTTATTTTAGAACTATTTTAGAAAAACAAAAAGATTATTTTTATGAATTAAATATAGAAAAGAAACCAGAAATATATCAAATTTCTGATATAGTATCCATAAATTTAGATGATAAAAAATTTATAGATGTAAAATTAAGTTTTTTTAATATAAAAGAGGAAGGATTAAAGATAAAAGAGGCTTGCTTGCAAAAAATGAAGGCTTTTAGAGAGATAACAAGAGAAGCTGATATTATTGAAAATGAAAATATTGTATTTACTTATCCTTTAATGAGGAGTTCCCCTAAATCAGAGATGGATATAAGAAAAGAAATTTTTGAAATAAAAACAGGCTTAAAAGAAATAAAATATTTCTCAAAATAA